GGACAGCTTAAGAATATCCCCCATAAAGAAGGTTTTCCGTCAATTGATTTGGATGATATCAAGTTGAAGGAGCTTCCTTCTGAAGAGTTTGGCGGTTTTATCTGGGTCCGTCTTCAAGGAGAGGAGTCGATTGATATGGAGGCGTCTCTTGCGGGGCTTGGAGCAGATTTTGACTGGTTTGATAGCGAAAACCATGTGCTATTTGCCGAAGAAGAAAAAGTCTGGAAAACAAACTGGAAAATCTTGGTGGAAGGGGGGATTGAATCCTACCACTTCAAGATGGCTCATAAAAACACCATTGCGCCGCTGTTTCGCGATACTTTATCTGTTTTTGATGAATTTGGACCCCACTTTCGTTCAGTGCTTGCGAAAAACACGATCAAGAGAGCGATGGGCGATCCTGAAGAGGAGCGTGAGATCAGGAATTATGCCAATATCCTCTACAGTTTCTTTCCGATGAGTTCGGTCCTGGTGCAACCTGATCACTTCGCTGTCGTGCAAAATATACCGCTTTCTGAAGGTGAATGCCGCGTGAAAGTACAGACCTTTGTTCCGAAGGGTTCAGTGGAAACGGATAAACAAAAAGCCCATTGGCAGGCTAATTTCGAATTTACCAGAGACACGCTTTTGGAAGACTTTGTGTTGGCTGAAGAGATTTATCACGGGATGAAAACGGGTGCGACGGATCGCATTTATTTTGGTCGCTTTGAAAATGCGCTGACCCGGCTGCATGAGATAAATGAGGCTCATATCGAGGCAATGAATTCCGCTTGAGGATTGACGAAGCAGGGGCGGGTCTTTAGCCTGTTGGGATGATGTGGGTAGAAAATTAATAACAACCCTGATCCTGAGGAGGTCGCCCCAATGTCTAAGATCGAGTTCTTCTTCGATTGTTCCAGCCCATGGACCTATCTGGCGTTTGAGCAGATGGAACAATTTTCGGAACGTCATCCAGATGTAGAAATTGACTACCGCCCTATTCTGGTCGGTGGAGTGTTTAACACTGTTAATCCTTCGGTCTACCAGAACCGGGATAACCCAGTCCCAGCAAAAGCCGCCTATGCGCAGAAAGATATGCAGGATTGGGCACGTGTTGTTGGGATCGAAATCGGTCAGCCACCTGTCTTCCCGGTGAATAGTGTTAAAGCAATGCGGGGAGCTTTTGTGGCGCTGGAAGAGGGATGCCTTGTTCCGTATGCGAGGGCTGTCTTCAAACGTTACTGGACAGATCTTGAAGATATCTCTCAAGCGAAAGTTCTTGCGCCCATCGTAAAATCAGTTGGTTTGAATGAAGACGAGTTCTTTCAAAAGATTGCAGACCAGAAATATAAGGATCTTCTGCGAGACACTACCGAAGAGCTGATCAAGCGCGGTGGTTTTGGATCACCCACCATGTACCTGGATGGAGAGGACATGTATTTTGGGAATGATCGCATTACTCTCATCGAACAAAAAATTGCAGGGTAAGCCATGATTGATCTGTATTATTGGCCGACACCAAACGGCTGGAAAATCTCAATCGCTCTTGAGGAAATGGAGCTCCCTTACAACGTTATCCCTGTGAATATCGGGCGCGGTGATCAATTCAAGGAAGACTTCCTTAAAATCAGTCCTAACAATCGGATGCCGGCAATTGTGGATCAGGATCCAGAAGATGGCGGGGAACCGGTGTCGGTGTTTGAGACAGGTGCGATTTTGATATACCTCGCTGAAAAAACGGGAAAGTTCCTGCCCAAAGATTTGCGGGGCAGAAATGAAGTGATCGAGTGGGTGATGTGGCAGATGGGCGGTCTGGGGCCGATGCTGGGCCAAAATGGACACTTTAAATTCTATGCGCCTGAACAGATCCCTTATGCGCAGGAAAGATATACCAACGAAGCCCTTCGTCTTTTTGGAGTTCTGGACCGCCGACTTGAAGGGCGTGATTATATTTGCGGAGAGTACTCCATTGCAGATATGGCATGCTGGCCATGGATCATTACGTATAAGCAGCAGGAAATTGATCTTGATAAATTCCCCAACCTAAGGCGTTGGTATGATTTATGTAAAACGCGTCCCGCCTTGCGCCGTGGCTATGTGGTTGGCAGGGAATTTGGCAAACCCAAAGGAAAGTGGGATGACGAAGCCCGGAAGTATTTGATGGCTCAGGCAGAGGCTCCAAAATAATATGATTTTAGATTGTGAAAAATCTTCAAAAGCCGTTTGTTTTTAATTTTCTAAATCACTAGAATGAAATCTCACGGTAAGTTGAAAATTTGCCACTTGTATTATTTTAAGTATGTGTGAAGCGGTCATTAAAAATGGCATCCGTTTTAGAAAGCCTGTCCGATCAGGCCCAAAATAGCAATGAAGCCGGTACTGCTGAGAAGCTGTTAAAAGCCTTGTCAGTTATGCAGGCGTGTCGTGGGACCCGACAATTTTGCAATATTACGCTTCAGCAACTCACACATATTTACCCCCATATTGAATTTTCTGCTTTTTTGCGATCACCCGAAGAAGGACGTCCTTTTGAGGTTGTTGCAAGACTTGGCGGCCTTGGCGGTAGCTTGCAGAAATCGCAACTTGAACTACTCCGGAAGGCTTTAAGTGAAGGAGCAACTTTATACAAGGGCGGTGATGCTGCTATCTGCTTAATGCGGGAAGAAATCGTTTTGGGGGCGCTCTTTCTGACTTCTTCTGAGGTGTGGAAAGAAGAAGATAAGTCCTTACTTGAGCAGTTTTCAATAAATGCCTCACGTGGCTTCGAGACCACCAATATCCTTCAGGAAGCCGAAAATCTTGCGTTTCATGATGCTCTTACACAGCTGGATAATCGTGTGAGTTTTAAGAAGACGCTGGCCCGGGAGATTTCTAGATTTGCACAAGGTGAAGAGCAACCTTTAGCGGTCGTCCAATTTGTCCTTGATAACTTGCCAGAGCTTAATATCGCTCTTGGGTATTCAGTTGGAGATGATTTGCTCCGCATTACTGCACAGAAATTGCATGAACTTTTCCCAATGGCGTTGTCCATTGCTCGTTCGTCTGGAAACGGTTTCGCAATTTGTATTCCGGTAAGCGAAAACACAAATCTTGCTGATATTCCTCGCAGGATAAATGAGCTCTTTGACGTAATTTTGCCGGAAGATTATCAGATGCCACATTTGGCGTTGAGAATGGGAATTTCATATTTTCCCGATGACGGCAAAACTGCTGATAGGTTATGGAAAAACACCAGTACAGCGCTTGCAAATACACGGCGTATGCATAACGGCAACTACTGTTTTTATGATAGTGAAATTGAACAGGAAATTCATGGCCGTGTAACGCTTAATAAAGCGCTGCGTGATGGCATGAATCAGCAAGAACTTTCCCTCAATTATCAGCCTCAGATTTGCCTTCAAACTGGTGAAATGATTGGGGTGGAAGCCTTGCTTCGTTGGGAAAAGGAAGAAGGTAAATATATTCCAGCAGATGTGTTTATTCCAATTGCGGAAGCTTCTGGCTTATTAGGGCCTATCAGTGAATGGGTGCTGCGTGAAGCGTGCCTACAGCGCATGGAATGGACGAAAGCTGGTGTACCGGAGTTTCCAGTGGCGGTGAATATATCACTTAACGAATTTCAGGCAGAAGATTTTGTGCCGCAGGTAAGTAGGGCATTGTCAGAAACAGGGTTACCGGCTTCTCTTTTGCATATTGAGCTGACTGAAAGCGTCATCATGCATGACAGTGGTCAAACTCGTAAGAATATGTTGAAGTTGAAAGAACTTGGTATCAGCCTCTGCATTGATGATTTTGGAACAGGTTATTCATCCCTCAGCTACTTAAGCCAACTGCCTGCGTCCATTTTGAAAATTGACAAAAGCTTCATTGATGGCGTTATTTCCAACGAAAATGATGCGGCAATTGCCATGACTATTATTTCCCTTGGATTTAACCTTGGAATGCGAGTTCTGGCTGAAGGTGTAGAAAGCTCTGATCAGGTAAGGTTCCTGAAAAAAGCAGGATGCCACGACGCGCAAGGTTATGTGTTTTCAAAACCGGTTATCGCTGAAAAAATTCCGGCCATCGCTAGTGTTCAGAACCATCTGCTGACAATCGCCTAACAGTTTACTCATCAGGTAGAAGTTTACCTGGGTTCATGATGTTTGCCGGGTCGATGACTGACTTTATTTTTCGCATCAAATCCAGTTCGGCCGCTGATTTATAACGCGCCATTTCGTTTTTCTTCATGCGGCCAATGCCGTGTTCTGCGCTGATACTGCCGTTCATGTCATGAACAATATCGTGAACCACGCGATTAACACTTTCCCATTTGGCTAGATATTCGGCTTTGTCGGCGCCTTCAGGTTGTAGCGGATTATAATGAAGGTTCCCATCTCCGATATGGCCAAATGTGACAGGGCGGAAACCGGGGATCACTTCTTGTAATGCGGCATCTGCGCGCTGGATAAACTCCGGAATATCTGCAACGGGTACAGAAATGTCATGCTTTATACTGCCGCCTTCTGGCTTTTGTGCACCCGAGATTTCCTCCCGTAAGGCCCAAAGTTTTTGTTGCTGGGTGTCACTTGCCGGAACAATGGCATCCAAAATGATCTCATCTTCAAAACCGCGTTCCAGAATTTCCTGCATCAAATCATGGAGATTGTCGCTGGCGCTGGAGGAAAGCTCAACAAGGACCTGCCAATCGTACCTATCCGGCATGGGATCGCTGAAACCGTCAACATGTTTAACAACAAGATCAATGGCGATCCGGGGGATGATTTCCATGGCGGTCACCTGATCACCGCTCATTTCGCGAGCAAGACCTAACAACTCAACCGCAGCGGTTGGATCAGGCACTGCAATCATGGCCAGCTGTTGATATTTCGGTCGTGGATACATCTTGACAACGGCTGCAGTTACGATCCCCAAAGTGCCTTCGCCGCCAATGAAAAGATGCTTTAGATCGTAGCCGGTATTGTTTTTCCGAAGATTGGTAAGACCATCCCAGATCTGTCCATCTGGTAAAACGACTTCCAGTCCAAGGATTTGTTCACGGGTATTGCCATAATGCAAGACCTGTACGCCACCGGCATTGGTGGAAATGTTGCCGCCAATCTGACAACTTCCCTCTGATCCAATACGAAGTGGGAACATATATCCCAACTCTTCCGCTTTGTTCTGCAGGTCCGCTAAGATGCAGCCCGCTTCAACGGTTAGCGTCCCGCCTTTAGTATCTACAGTGCGGATATTATTCATGCGTTTCAGGGAGATGATAATCTCGTCACCTGCATCAAAAGGAATGCTGCCGCCCACAAGGCTGGTATTGCCACCTTGTGGGACAATTGGGGTTTTGGTGTCGGCGCAGATTTTTACGACTTTTGAGACTTCTTCCGTTGTTTTGGGAAGGACTACCGCCCTTGACCTCCCGACATATTTATCGCGCCATTCAACTAAAAACCCCTGCATGTCGGTTTCGTCAGTGATGACGTTTTTTTCTCCGACAACTTCTGTGATGGATTCAATAACTGACATGGTTTTTCTCATTTTTATTCTTTTGGTGCGGCAGCGCGGTTAAGGCGATCATTGATCGCGATCCCAATTCCTTCATTTGGAATGGGGGTAACAGCGATAACCGTTGGCTTCATCTTATCCAGCTTATGAAGCGCTGAAAACAGGTTGGCGGCGGCTTCTTTTAAGTCCCCTTCAGCGCTCAAATTTAAATCTTCAATTTCTTCAAAGCCTGAACCGAAAGACAGAAAAGCTTCCCCGTCGTTTTTCTGCATGGCGTTGAGCCTCACTGAGCAGCCCGGTGCGTAGTGACTTAAAAGCATCCCGGGACTTGAAATTTCGGCGTCGGCTTCGGCTTCTTCCACAGGATATCCAAATGGCAATAAATCTTCGCGGGAGATGCCGCCCGGTCTCAGGATCGTAATCTTGTTATCCGCCAAAGAAATAACGGTGCTTTCCAGACCAACGGCGCAGGATCCTCCATCCAGAATACAGGCGACTTTATCGCCGAGGTCATCTGCAACATGTTGGGCTTCTGTGGGGCTGATTTTACCGGAAAGGTTTGCGCTAGGGGCCGCGACAGGAATACCTGCCTCTTTTAGAAGTGTTCTCGCCAAAGGGTTTGCTGGAATGCGGATGGCCAAGGTTGGCAGGCCAGCGCTTGCCAACTCAGAAATACTGCAATCCTCAACGCGTGGCAGAACCATAGTGATAGGACCAGGCCAGAGTTTTACGGCGAGCTCCTCTGCCAGCTTGTTAAAGGTTACGTATCGTTTTGCGGTCTCAATGTCCGGCACATGTACAATTAGC
This portion of the Sneathiella sp. P13V-1 genome encodes:
- a CDS encoding putative bifunctional diguanylate cyclase/phosphodiesterase codes for the protein MASVLESLSDQAQNSNEAGTAEKLLKALSVMQACRGTRQFCNITLQQLTHIYPHIEFSAFLRSPEEGRPFEVVARLGGLGGSLQKSQLELLRKALSEGATLYKGGDAAICLMREEIVLGALFLTSSEVWKEEDKSLLEQFSINASRGFETTNILQEAENLAFHDALTQLDNRVSFKKTLAREISRFAQGEEQPLAVVQFVLDNLPELNIALGYSVGDDLLRITAQKLHELFPMALSIARSSGNGFAICIPVSENTNLADIPRRINELFDVILPEDYQMPHLALRMGISYFPDDGKTADRLWKNTSTALANTRRMHNGNYCFYDSEIEQEIHGRVTLNKALRDGMNQQELSLNYQPQICLQTGEMIGVEALLRWEKEEGKYIPADVFIPIAEASGLLGPISEWVLREACLQRMEWTKAGVPEFPVAVNISLNEFQAEDFVPQVSRALSETGLPASLLHIELTESVIMHDSGQTRKNMLKLKELGISLCIDDFGTGYSSLSYLSQLPASILKIDKSFIDGVISNENDAAIAMTIISLGFNLGMRVLAEGVESSDQVRFLKKAGCHDAQGYVFSKPVIAEKIPAIASVQNHLLTIA
- a CDS encoding 2-hydroxychromene-2-carboxylate isomerase — its product is MSKIEFFFDCSSPWTYLAFEQMEQFSERHPDVEIDYRPILVGGVFNTVNPSVYQNRDNPVPAKAAYAQKDMQDWARVVGIEIGQPPVFPVNSVKAMRGAFVALEEGCLVPYARAVFKRYWTDLEDISQAKVLAPIVKSVGLNEDEFFQKIADQKYKDLLRDTTEELIKRGGFGSPTMYLDGEDMYFGNDRITLIEQKIAG
- a CDS encoding glutathione S-transferase N-terminal domain-containing protein, with translation MIDLYYWPTPNGWKISIALEEMELPYNVIPVNIGRGDQFKEDFLKISPNNRMPAIVDQDPEDGGEPVSVFETGAILIYLAEKTGKFLPKDLRGRNEVIEWVMWQMGGLGPMLGQNGHFKFYAPEQIPYAQERYTNEALRLFGVLDRRLEGRDYICGEYSIADMACWPWIITYKQQEIDLDKFPNLRRWYDLCKTRPALRRGYVVGREFGKPKGKWDDEARKYLMAQAEAPK
- a CDS encoding aromatic ring-hydroxylating oxygenase subunit alpha encodes the protein MKRETELELIERCAELAKSNTREMTDERGSDATQYTDPEKFKAELAYMKTLPQMVAHSSELPEFGSFRALDWFDNFPLLLVRDAEGKVHAFANACRHRGSRLEANGSGCKKRFICPYHAWSYDLSGQLKNIPHKEGFPSIDLDDIKLKELPSEEFGGFIWVRLQGEESIDMEASLAGLGADFDWFDSENHVLFAEEEKVWKTNWKILVEGGIESYHFKMAHKNTIAPLFRDTLSVFDEFGPHFRSVLAKNTIKRAMGDPEEEREIRNYANILYSFFPMSSVLVQPDHFAVVQNIPLSEGECRVKVQTFVPKGSVETDKQKAHWQANFEFTRDTLLEDFVLAEEIYHGMKTGATDRIYFGRFENALTRLHEINEAHIEAMNSA
- a CDS encoding L-threonylcarbamoyladenylate synthase — encoded protein: MTDNSMILPINQENIALAARALRSGALVSFPTETVYGLGADATKGNAVANIFEAKGRPSFNPLIVHVPDIETAKRYVTFNKLAEELAVKLWPGPITMVLPRVEDCSISELASAGLPTLAIRIPANPLARTLLKEAGIPVAAPSANLSGKISPTEAQHVADDLGDKVACILDGGSCAVGLESTVISLADNKITILRPGGISREDLLPFGYPVEEAEADAEISSPGMLLSHYAPGCSVRLNAMQKNDGEAFLSFGSGFEEIEDLNLSAEGDLKEAAANLFSALHKLDKMKPTVIAVTPIPNEGIGIAINDRLNRAAAPKE
- a CDS encoding FAD-binding oxidoreductase yields the protein MSVIESITEVVGEKNVITDETDMQGFLVEWRDKYVGRSRAVVLPKTTEEVSKVVKICADTKTPIVPQGGNTSLVGGSIPFDAGDEIIISLKRMNNIRTVDTKGGTLTVEAGCILADLQNKAEELGYMFPLRIGSEGSCQIGGNISTNAGGVQVLHYGNTREQILGLEVVLPDGQIWDGLTNLRKNNTGYDLKHLFIGGEGTLGIVTAAVVKMYPRPKYQQLAMIAVPDPTAAVELLGLAREMSGDQVTAMEIIPRIAIDLVVKHVDGFSDPMPDRYDWQVLVELSSSASDNLHDLMQEILERGFEDEIILDAIVPASDTQQQKLWALREEISGAQKPEGGSIKHDISVPVADIPEFIQRADAALQEVIPGFRPVTFGHIGDGNLHYNPLQPEGADKAEYLAKWESVNRVVHDIVHDMNGSISAEHGIGRMKKNEMARYKSAAELDLMRKIKSVIDPANIMNPGKLLPDE